In Podospora pseudopauciseta strain CBS 411.78 chromosome 3, whole genome shotgun sequence, one genomic interval encodes:
- a CDS encoding hypothetical protein (antiSMASH:Cluster_2; COG:S; EggNog:ENOG503P2AF), whose translation MSQVQRLEALLRQKEHEKQEIMSQLSRARTSRSSATAAALDFESVPGNYQIAPSRPVLADNGRSRSNTIPRSVTAAPGIAAADSVSLQLDHVQSQDQSRPMKRSKTTHNAGPSSGTGMARSSSNMSIQPGVPSGSLSGPSSAMLEQYLGQGQMQQPVNAFFQSHSQLQPIPTGREMDVADFLSMRDTGGDLSSVSPIAIPSSRMLSPQEASHYPDSGIPSACGSLTSGPSVGTTAMSRCNSNFNDNNAAILSQLEMVRIRSQHSTNGQARQDSFGPSQPPYHQPSLLGKRSATDLHMGTGPSAHFVGAYPSSAPTDSMLHQHQMKKSPSSQSSSHSISSAAIQELNAGYMNDDLGMERSVSRDSTKSNNSLKVRAKESLARQNVNAKSRQLQPKPDVVKKEQPTLATNKKDPKAVITKTKYERPKHPKVRCHQCNENPEGFRGEHELRRHTEAKHKSMVKKWICQDPGLLGIPHAETAAKPLSDCKQCSAFKQYGAYYNAAAHLRRTHFKVKARKGAVSKNGAKGASSAAKAEEEKRGGKGGGDWPPMSELKLWMMEVTVPMDQEGALGPDGSDSVGQVEQEDIDNELGAQAYGVPPNLLGMDAYSNMAVYAGLGGGFGQDLSSQGLQGELGSQLSDLYPLDTSVFAASFHGLPISSAGFGDCGPSQGHQLQQGMPSSSSMMSIDTSNYTSPVSSTATLTQAGMFVNDMLPPAMMHTRDDLHDMPFDLAFPVGGH comes from the exons ATGAGCCAGGTCCAAAGGTTAGAAGCATTGCTTCGACAAAAAGAGCACGAGAAGCAAGAGATCATGAGCCAGCTCAGCAGAGCCCGGACGTCCCGGTCCTCGGCCACAGCTGCCGCCCTCGACTTTGAGTCTGTCCCCGGCAACTACCAGATCGCTCCGTCACGACCAGTTCTCGCCGACAATGGACGATCAAGAAGCAACACGATACCCCGCAGTGTGACGGCTGCACCCggcattgctgctgctgacagTGTTTCCCTTCAGCTGGATCACGTCCAGTCACAG GACCAGAGCCGTCCCATGAAGCGTTCCAAGACCACACACAATGCTGGTCCATCCTCTGGCACGGGCATGGCGAGGTCCAGCTCAAATATGTCCATACAACCAGGTGTCCCCAGCGGCAGTCTGTCGGGTCCCAGTTCGGCCATGCTTGAGCAGTATCTTGGTCAAGGTCAGATGCAGCAGCCCGTCAACGCCTTCTTCCAGTCACATTCCCAGCTCCAACCAATACCAACGGGCAGAGAGATGGATGTTGCCGATTTTCTCTCGATGCGGGATACAGGAGGAGACCTTTCCAGCGTCTCGCCCATCGCCATCCCTTCCTCCAGAATGTTGTCGCCCCAAGAGGCATCACATTATCCCGACTCGGGCATCCCATCGGCTTGTGGTTCTTTGACCTCGGGCCCATCTGTCGGAACCACGGCCATGTCAAGATGCAACAGCAActtcaacgacaacaacgcAGCCATCCTGTCCCAACTTGAGATGGTCCGCATTCGGTCACAGCATTCCACGAATGGACAAGCTCGACAAGACAGCTTTGGCCCGAGTCAGCCGCCGTATCATCAACCTTCGTTGCTTGGAAAGAGGTCGGCCACAGACCTTCACATGGGAACCGGCCCCAGCGCCCACTTTGTCGGTGCCTATCCTTCTTCTGCGCCCACCGACTCGATGCTTCACCAACATCAGATGAAGAagtcgccctcctcccagtcgAGCTCTCACTCCATCTCGTCGGCGGCCATCCAGGAACTCAATGCGGGGTACATGAACGATGACCTCGGCATGGAGCGTTCGGTCTCCAGAGACAGCACCAAGTCAAATAATTCCCTCAAGGTCCGCGCCAAAGAATCTCTTGCTCGCCAGAACGTCAACGCCAAGTCTCGCCAACTTCAGCCAAAGCCAGATGTCGTCAAGAAGGAACAACCCACATTGgccaccaacaagaaggaCCCCAAGgccgtcatcaccaagaccaagtaTGAGCGCCCCAAGCACCCCAAGGTCCGCTGCCACCAGTGCAACGAGAACCCCGAAGGGTTCCGGGGTGAGCACGAGCTGCGCCGTCACACCGAAGCCAAACACAAGAGCATGGTCAAGAAGTGGATTTGCCAGGACCCTGGCCTGCTCGGCATTCCGCACGCAGAGACGGCCGCCAAGCCTCTGTCGGATTGCAAGCAATGTTCGGCCTTTAAGCAGTACGGCGCTTATTACAATGCTGCTGCTCACTTGAGACGCACTCacttcaaggtcaaggcaCGGAAGGGTGCTGTTTCCAAGAATGGTGCCAAGGGCGCCAGCTCGGCCGCCAAggcggaggaagagaagcgcggcggcaaaggcggcggcgacTGGCCCCCCATGTCGGAGCTCAAGCTgtggatgatggaggtgacAGTGCCGATGGACCAGGAGGGTGCCCTCGGTCCTGACGGGAGCGACTCGGTGGGCCAGGTCGAACAAGAGGACATTGACAATGAACTCGGCGCGCAGGCTTATGGCGTGCCACCCAACCTTCTCGGCATGGACGCCTACAGCAACATGGCCGTCTACGCCGGACTTGGTGGGGGGTTCGGTCAGGATCTTTCGTCACAGGGTCTCCAAGGCGAGCTTGGATCGCAGCTCTCCGATCTGTATCCGCTCGACACCTCGGTCTTTGCCGCCTCTTTTCATGGCCTGCCAATCTCTTCGGCCGGTTTTGGGGACTGCGGTCCATCACAGGGACATCAGCTCCAGCAGGGCATgccgtcctcctcttcgatGATGAGCATCGACACCTCCAACTACACTTCTCCAGTCTCGTCGACGGCCACTCTCACCCAGGCCGGCATGTTTGTCAACGACATGCTCCCGCCCGCCATGATGCACACCCGTGATGACTTGCACGACATGCCATTTGACCTTGCCTTTCCGGTTGGGGGGCACTAG
- a CDS encoding hypothetical protein (antiSMASH:Cluster_2; COG:K; EggNog:ENOG503NVNY), whose amino-acid sequence MGNSRKAWVYLRETGALAAEFGLDREDGYAGSEGEDDLARRRLFWAVLISEREFAILRNKPITSFRRKPELPTFGYRYEDPGVHAGLLQLAEIYKPVGEDFVAAWNDTPQNEDSPAAHNMKAAKLLELQRRLSQVTESGEEATEMQRVHLTITRQWLKLVTWQLSFRAHLLSFGNVHESMRFTYPLIIAHETLSFLNSLPPGRCYGRISTMEKIYEIGIWWLNVVGAVDNLELGRHGVKTDDNLLDAFVRVLSVGEQSRVLFAERLKMFAAAGDKSDLSYMVGRKFSQEVREQGHKEIKTEESEPRSVPRTAHSSSRYHHGGPSLAVDTPSPATNGPPTAPHTNETPPPPWFQGYNNSAITTPTSSGWASTTSEVNSPEILFSPDIVSPGPGATSFGYFRFPGPKPGEGA is encoded by the exons ATGGGAAACAGCCGAAAAGCCTGGGTGTATCTACGAGAAACAGGTGCTCTGGCGGCCGAGTTTGGTCTGGATCGGGAAGATGGATATGCAGGTTCGGAAGGAGAAGATGAcctggcgaggaggaggctgttcTGGGCAGTTCTGATTTCCGAGAG GGAATTTGCCATCCTGAGAAACAAGCCCATCACGAGCTTCAGACGGAAACCAGAACTGCCAACTTTTGGATACCGGTATGAAGATCCGGGTGTCCATGCTGGCTTGCTACAGCTGGCGGAGATATACAAGCCGGTTGGTGAGGACTTTGTCGCTGCGTGGAACGACACCCCCCAAAACGAAGATTCGCCGGCCGCTCACAACATGAAAGCCGCAAAGCTGCTGGAGCTCCAACGCCGTCTGTCACAGGTGACAGAAtcaggggaggaggcgacAGAAATGCAAAGGGTGCATCTCACAATTACTCGTCAGTGGCTGAAGCTGGTTACTTGGCAACTGTCGTTCCGTGCCCACCTGCTGTCGTTCGGCAACGTCCACGAAAGCATGCGGTTCACTTATCCGCTCATCATCGCCCACGAGACGTTGTCGTTTCTGAACTCGCTACCGCCAGGGCGCTGCTATGGTAGGATTTCGACCATGGAAAAGATTTACGAGATTGGCATCTGGTGGCTCAATGTCGTCGGGGCTGTGGATAACCTCGAGCTTGGGAGGCACGGTGTCAAGACGGATGATAACCTTCTGGACGCTTTTGTCAGGGTTCTCAGCGTCGGCGAACAGAGCAGGGTACTGTTTGCAGAACGGCTCAAAATGTTTGCCGCTGCTGGCGACAAGTCAGATCTCAGTTACATGGTGGGCAGGAAGTTCTCCCAAGAGGTGAGGGAACAAGGACACAAAGAGATCAAGACGGAGGAGTCGGAGCCGAGATCTGTGCCGCGAACAGcacacagcagcagtagaTACCACCACGGCGGGCCGTCGCTGGCGGTGGACACGCCCTCACCGGCGACCAATGGGCCTCCCACGGCACCTCACACCAACGagacaccgccgccgccgtggtTCCAGGGTTACAATAACAGTGCCATCACCACGCCTACCAGCTCTGGGTGGGCGTCGACGACGTCAGAGGTGAACAGTCCGGAGATTTTGTTCAGTCCTGACATTGTCAGTCCCGGGCCGGGAGCGACGAGCTTTGGGTATTTTCGCTTTCCGGGGCCAAAGCcaggggagggggcttgA
- a CDS encoding hypothetical protein (EggNog:ENOG503P76M; COG:S): MADQPVAPARASTLEMERIRYDPEWEIPTNYPPRKKPENPLLAKIKSTFTTTTPSTLPPPAASAPAVVNIDLKETSLPPSTSHSANGVPLPPGKQHPGLLSRYLPPEKRCFGHLTRRAFLLLLLAILFILALALGLGLGLGLRHRQSESIPLPWTSAGKGVQTGSLTFYDPSSAAGACGWYSSDNDSVVAVSHALFDAGLDASGTKNSNGNVLCGRMIRVWEEGKEGDKKVVEVVDRCTGCEVRDLDLGDGVFGGVTGQGQDRGRVRGGWEWV, translated from the coding sequence ATGGCCGACCAACCAGTAGCCCCCGCCCGAGCCAGCACCCTCGAGATGGAACGAATCCGCTACGACCCCGAATGGGAGATCCCCACCAACTACCCCCCTCGCAAAAAGCCCGAGaaccccctcctcgcaaAGATCAAGTCGACctttaccaccaccactccctcaaccctcccgccaccagcagcatcagcaccagCCGTCGTCAACATCGACTTAAAAgaaacctccctccccccatccacctcccactCGGCCAACGGcgtcccccttcccccgGGTAAACAACACCCCGGCCTCCTAAGCAGGTACCTCCCCCCAGAAAAGCGCTGCTTTGGTCATCTCACCCGCCGTgccttcctcctgctcctcctcgccatcctttTCATCCTGGCCCTCGCCCTTGGTCTAGGCCTCGGCTTAGGTCTCCGACACCGTCAGTCCGAatccatccccctcccctggACCTCGGCCGGAAAGGGGGTACAAACCGGCTCCCTGACCTTTTACGACCCCTCCTCTGCCGCCGGAGCATGCGGGTGGTACAGCTCCGATAACGActctgttgttgctgtttcGCATGCTCTGTTCGATGCTGGGTTGGATGCCTCGGGGACCAAAAACTCGAATGGGAACGTGCTCTGTGGACGGATGATACgagtttgggaggagggaaaggagggggataagaaggtggtggaggttgtggatCGGTGTACTGGTTGTGAGGTTAGGGATTTGGatttgggggatggggtttttgggggggttaccgggcaggggcaggatagggggcgggtgaggggggggtgggagtgggtttaa
- a CDS encoding hypothetical protein (antiSMASH:Cluster_2; COG:S; EggNog:ENOG503NW2D) has protein sequence MPYLVLPALIPDIRPCYDAYFAAFSTDPSGSILLDILFPSGVTSDEFRKAHTNGTLQWWHTSETQYTYKCVDSETGEIIGMALCDVFVKPRTEEERKMPEIGWLHGEQRTRAERVLDGLWGARERIMGGRPYVYIHAFAVDPKHQGKGAGSALVQAIVDLGNTIGLPIYLEATPTSENVYFRKGFRRVPAEIAQVVHEAAVLGTKEDVEVPLMVKLPQGVYEVKVDGRKLGEVWAEWQEERKQQQQQQRQEQVQQQQQ, from the exons ATGCCTTACCTCGTCCTCCCTGCCCTCATCCCCGACATCCGGCCCTGCTACGACGCCTACTTTGCCGCCTTCAGCACCGACCCCTCCGGCTCTATATTGCTCgacatcctcttcccctcgGGCGTCACGTCCGACGAGTTCCGCAAGGCGCACACCAACGGCACCCTGCAGTGGTGGCACACCTCCGAGACGCAGTACACCTACAAGTGTGTCGACTCGGAGACGGGTGAGATCATCGGTATGGCCCTCTGCGACGTGTTTGTCAAGCCTAGAACAGAAGAGGAGCGCAAGATGCCAGAGATTGGGTGGCTTCACGGGGAGCAGAGGACACGGGCGGAGAGGGTGCTGGACGGGCTTTGGGgtgcgagggagaggattaTGGGGGGAAGGCCGTATGTTT ACATCCACGCTTTTGCCGTTGACCCCAAGCACCAAGGCAAGGGAGCTGGCTCTGCTCTTGTCCAGGCCATTGTTGACCTCGGAAACACTATCGGGCTGCCCATCTACCTCGAAGCGACGCCCACATCGGAAAACGTGTACTTCAGAAAGGGCTTCAGGAGAGTCCCCGCGGAGATAGCCCAGGTGGTTCACGAGGCGGCCGTGTTGGGGACCAAAGAGGACGTGGAGGTACCGCTCATGGTGAAGCTGCCGCAGGGTGTGTATGAAGTCAAGGTTGATGGGAGAaagctgggggaggtgtgGGCGGAGtggcaggaggagaggaagcaacagcagcagcagcagcgccaaGAACAggttcaacaacaacaacaataa
- a CDS encoding hypothetical protein (antiSMASH:Cluster_2; SMCOG1288:ABC transporter related protein; EggNog:ENOG503NX6D; COG:Q) — translation MAVEASGEKRPHSAAASDAAADKEKALAPTTTGSASDAPAAAEQAPQGGLLVWLKIFASASPTWIDVCLLITGVISAAGAGIPFPLMGIIFGELVDNMNDATCAAGDSDLTSTSTSINGVNDPFAYEASINDKVLKLVYIAIAALVCIYVYVLSWSLFSQRLAQRLRGQYVQALLRQPPGFFDARSAASGEVSTRLQGDMTAVQAGTSEKVGVLIASTSFFFACYVVAFIKQAKLAGILVSLIPAFLLMAMGGGFFVTKFMVISASSQTAASNIAGEALQHVGVVQSFGMAGRLEKKFAEHVSVARGAGVKKGIAAAMQAGMLYFIAYSANALAFWQGSRMVVDTIRGEGTETVGQIYTVVFLLVDACVCLGNIAPILPILGSASTAFSRLMADINAPSTIDGTSSEGAFLPVETTTGHIQLENVSFAYPSRAEQPVLRNVNLVLPAGKHTALVGLSGSGKSTIAALVARLQDPDSGVITLDGTDIKTLNVSHLRSFVSLVQQEPSLLDRSILENIALGLVNSPKPEHQALKAVVEGGELAELAKKGKDAVDDSSVANPAVQEVIRLVKEAAVQADAHNFISNLEKGYGTFAGPKGSLVSGGQRQRVALARALIRDPKILLLDEATAALDSTSEKKIQLAVERAAEGRTVISIAHRLSTIRNADKIVVLEAGEVVEEGVYDELMAREDGKFFAMAKLQSLGNQEAAASAVAEISEKKDVVVVDEEEEEAAKVLAASISSRDESAAEKAANDKEEKEKEAGWGSVFAGLARLVKPSFPWLLLAVFAAVIVGGTFSGSGLIFGFTVGALNPCENSPEDILDLGKFFGGLLFMLACIELLANFFAWSCFGLIAERMLYAIRVLSFRSLMEQGVEWHQSGGRNPTSLLDIITKDSAAIGGFSGSTIGTVFAIIVNFFVAIILSHIIQWKIAIVCLSVVPILLGAGFMQLRQLARYEERHAASYAKATGVAVEAVQSIKTVAALSLEKEVMGSYARLLKNTRDEMVRAAAFTNIWLAISNSMSFLIYAFAYWWGSQKIMSGEANQTQFFIIVVSMLVSAQLWGQMFTLAPEFSRARTAFSRIMNVLALGTNNEIDSKRGPHGKPGPSSDPESALSPAAKAATGGEPGMKITFTNVTFSYPSRPDHRTLKNVSFTITPGQFVGLVGPSGAGKSTIMSLVQNLYSPSSGSILLDNVDITSSVASIKDSIAIVPQDPALFDGTIRFNVSLGSKPDHVPTQEEIEEACKLANIHDVIMAMPEGYDTQCGASAGRLSGGQRQRLAIARALVRKPRLLLLDESTSALDAASEAALQEGLDKVARGTTVLAITHRLHTVKKADVIFVVEGGEVVDKGTHEELMGRREGYRVNAMQQMLQ, via the exons ATGGCGGTCGAGGCTTCCGGAGAGAAGCGTCCGCACAGCGCCGCAGCGAGTGATGCGGCCGCTGATAAGGAGAAGGCACTTGCCCCTACCACCACTGGAAGTGCTTCTGATGCGCCGGCAGCTGCCGAACAAGCC CCCCAAGGTGGCCTCCTCGTCTGGCTCAAGATCTTTGCTTCCGCGTCGCCAACATGGATCGACGTCTGTCTTCTCATCACCGGCGTCATTTCCGCCGCCGGTGCCGGTATCCCCTTCCCCCTGATGGGCATCATCTTTGGCGAGCTCGTCGACAACATGAACGATGCCACCTGTGCGGCCGGCGACTCTGACCTCACCtccacttccacctccatcaaCGGCGTCAACGACCCTTTCGCCTATGAGGCTTCCATCAACGACAAGGTCCTCAAGCTGGTGTATATTGCCATTGCTGCCTTGGTTTGCATCTACGTTTACGTCCTGTCCTGGTCTCTCTTCTCCCAGCGCCTCGCTCAGAGACTCAGAGGGCAGTATGTCCAGGCTTTGCTGAGACAGCCCCCCGGCTTCTTCGACGCGCGATCTGCCGCCAGCGGTGAGGTCTCGACCAGACTTCAGGGCGACATGACTGCTGTCCAGGCCGGTACTTCCGAAAAGGTGGGTGTTTTGATCGCCTCGACCAGTTTCTTCTTCGCCTGCTACGTCGTCGCGTTCATCAAGCAGGCAAAGCTGGCCGGTATTTTGGTCTCGCTCATCCCGGCGTTCTTGCTCATGGCGATGGGCGGTGGCTTTTTTGTCACCAAGTTCATGGTCATCAGTGCTTCTTCCCAGACTGCCGCCAGCAACATTGCCGGTGAGGCGCTTCAGCACGTCGGTGTCGTGCAGTCGTTCGGTATGGCTGGCAGACTGGAAAAGAAGTTTGCCGAGCATGTCTCCGTGGCTAGAGGTGCTGGTGTCAAAAAGGGCATTGCTGCTGCCATGCAAGCTGGTATGCTGTACTTTATTGCGTACAGCGCCAATGCTCTGGCCTTCTGGCAGGGTAGTCGCATGGTTGTTGATACCATCAGAGGCGAGGGAACCGAAACTGTTGGTCAGATTTATACTGTGGTGTTCTTGTTGGTTGATG CCTGTGTCTGTCTCGGCAACATcgctcccatcctccccatcctcggcaGCGCCTCCACTGCCTTTTCTCGTCTGATGGCCGACATCAacgccccctccaccatcgaCGGCACTTCCTCCGAAGGCGCCTTTTTGCCAGTTgagaccaccaccggccACATACAGCTCGAAAACGTCTCCTTTGCCTACCCCTCCCGCGCCGAGCAGCCAGTCCTCCGCAACGTCAACCTTGTCCTCCCGGCAGGCAAGCACACCGCCCTCGTCGGTCTTTCGGGAAGCGGTAAAtccaccatcgccgccctCGTCGCCCGTCTGCAGGATCCCGATTCTGGTGTCATCACCCTGGACGGCACAGACATCAAGACACTGAACGTGTCCCACCTCCGCAGTTTTGTCTCTCTCGTCCAGCAAGAACCTTCTCTTCTCGACCGCTCCATCCTTGAGAACATCGCTCTCGGTCTGGTCAACTCCCCCAAGCCAGAACACCAAGCTCTCAAGGCGGTGGTAGAAGGTGGCGAGCTCgccgagctggccaagaagggcaaggatGCCGTTGACGACAGTAGCGTTGCCAACCCTGCGGTGCAGGAAGTCATCCGTCTTGTCAAGGAGGCTGCCGTCCAGGCTGACGCGCACAACTTCATCTCCAATTTGGAAAAGGGCTACGGTACTTTTGCTGGGCCCAAGGGGTCTTTGGTGTCTGGTGGCCAAAGACAGCGAGTGGCGCTCGCGCGTGCCTTGATTAGAGATCCCAAGATTTTGCTGCTGGACGAGGCCACTGCTGCGCTGGATTCGACTTCTGAGAAAAAGATTCAGCTCGCTGTTGAGAGGGCTGCCGAGGGGAGGACGGTAATTTCCATTGCTCATAGGTTGAGTACCATTCGCAATGCGGACAAGATTGTTGTTCTGGAGGcgggtgaggttgtggaggagggggtgtaCGACGAGCTGATGGCGAGAGAAGATGGCAAGTTCTTTGCCATGGCCAAGCTGCAGAGCTTGGGTAAccaggaggctgctgcttcggctgttgctgagatcagcgagaagaaggatgttgttgtcgttgacgaggaagaggaggaggcagccAAGGTTCTTGCTGCTTCCATCTCCAGCAGGGATGAGTCTGCTGCTGAAAAGGCGGCCAAtgacaaggaggagaaggagaaggaggccggCTGGGGATCCGTGTTTGCTGGTCTGGCCCGTCTTGTCAAGCCTTCCTTCCCCTGGTTGCTTCTGGCTGTCTTCGCGGCTGTCATTGTCGGTGGTACTTTCTCCGGATCTGGTCTCATCTTTGGTTTCACCGTTGGTGCTCTCAACCCGTGCGAGAACTCGCCCGAGGACATCCTCGACCTCGGAAAGTTCTTCGGTGGTTTGCTCTTCATGCTGGCCTGCATTGAGCTCCTGGCCAACTTCTTTGCGTGGTCCTGCTTTGGTCTCATCGCCGAGAGAATGCTGTATGCCATCCGCGTGCTCAGTTTCAGAAGCCTAATGGAGCAGGGTGTCGAATGGCACCAATCCGGCGGCCGCAACCCTACTTCCCTGcttgacatcatcaccaaagaCAGCGCCGCCATCGGTGGTTTCTCGGGTAGCACCATCGGCACCGTCtttgccatcatcgtcaacttcttcgtcgccatcatcctctcGCACATCATCCAGTGGAAGATTGCCATCGTCTGTCTCTCCGTCGTCCCGATCCTCCTCGGGGCGGGCTTCATGCAGCTCCGCCAGCTCGCCCGCTATGAAGAGCGCCACGCGGCCTCCTACGCCAAGGCAACCGGTGTGGCCGTCGAAGCCGTCCAATCCATCAAGACCGTCGCCGCCTTGTCCCTCGAAAAGGAGGTCATGGGCTCGTACGCCCGCCTCCTGAAGAACACCCGCGACGAAATGGTCCGCGCGGCAGCCTTCACCAACATCTGGCTcgccatcagcaacagcatgTCCTTTTTGATCTACGCCTTCGCCTACTGGTGGGGTTCGCAAAAGATCATGTCGGGCGAGGCCAACCAAACCCAattcttcatcatcgtcgtctccATGCTCGTCAGCGCCCAGCTCTGGGGCCAAATGTTCACCCTCGCCCCCGAGTTCTCCCGCGCCCGCACCGCCTTCTCCCGCATCATGAACGTTTTGGCACTGGGAACAAACAACGAGATCGACTCCAAGCGTGGCCCGCACGGCAAGCCCGGCCCCTCTTCCGACCCGGAGTCTGCCCTCTCCCCGGCAGCCAAGGCCGCTACTGGCGGTGAACCAGGCATGAAAATCACCTTCACCAACGTCACCTTCTCCTACCCCTCCCGCCCAGACCACCGGACCCTCAAGAACGTCtccttcaccatcacccccggTCAATTCGTCGGCCTCGTCGGCCCATCCGGAGCAGGAAAATCAACAATCATGTCCCTCGTCCAGAACCTCTACTCCCCCTCGTCGGGCTCAATCCTGCTCGACAACGTAGACATCACCTCTTCCGTCGCCTCCATCAAGGACTCCATCGCCATTGTCCCGCAGGACCCGGCCTTGTTCGACGGCACCATCCGGTTCAACGTCTCCCTCGGCTCCAAACCCGACCACGTCCCCACCCAGGAGGAGATCGAGGAGGCGTGCAAGCTAGCCAACATCCACGACGTGATCATGGCCATGCCGGAGGGGTACGACACCCAGTGCGGCGCCTCCGCCGGTCGCTTGTCCGGTGGGCAGAGGCAGAGACTTGCCATCGCGAGAGCGTTGGTTCGCAAGCcgaggttgttgctgcttgaCGAGAGCACTTCGGCTTTGGATGCTGCCTCTGAAGCGGCGCTGCAGGAGGGGTTGGACAAAGTCGCGCGGGGGACGACCGTGCTGGCTATTACGCACAGGCTGCACACCGTGAAGAAGGCGGATGTGATttttgtggtggaggggggcgaggtggtggataAGGGGACGCATGAGGAGCTGATGGGacggagggaggggtataGGGTTAATGCTATGCAGCAGATGTTGCAGTAG
- the YOS9 gene encoding Protein OS-9 (EggNog:ENOG503NVH2; antiSMASH:Cluster_2; COG:O; BUSCO:EOG09264C3V), producing MRRLNLVLLASLQLCRARQPSFSIHEDLLAHPQFEIVFSDQFISEADALALLDTQSSSSPAPSPTPSSQTELASPSTETDASNGQQQDPEDTDDDSNPVSETYELINSAPWKYLCTVPVLAPPPTLNQTATELAKAEEAREMSRASAKGWELMSGLEGHCLYFMSGWWSYSFCYGKDVVQFHALPRGTEGGPPVRDDSSQEYVLGRALPASEQPKDGQEKGLAPPNSELQVKGDQRYLVQKFEGGTVCDLTNKPRTIEVQYHCHPGVAGDRISWIKEVTICTYLMVVQTPRLCDDVAFLPPKVTKRHPVTCKQIVSSEEEESAWRYQKQVEAGGVLEGAGERARLKVGRPNGGADSNPFSGMTIGGVVVGGQKILGGKVNADGTPAFKLMPPRHISALATPKAATVTHVLLAKEKEGAPIERLSPEKLEELGIKDAFLDEMEAQLEAVSGGEGWRVEVVDAPGQERQYVVYQMLDNGADAIDLEKKHTLPPGGAEDQKTKGERQKTATKKQKPKAKKTAGQQEKTEGKKPRLDDDEEGSKEEFKDEL from the exons ATGCGCCGGCTCAATCTGGTTCTCCTGGCTTCGCTGCAGCTCTGCAGAGCTCGACAGCCCAGCTTTAGCATTCACGAGGATCTGCTGGCCCATCCACAG ttcGAGATTGTCTTTTCCGATCAATTCATTTCCGAAGCCGACGCTCTCGCTCTCCTCGACACACAatcatcgtcctccccagctccctctccaaccccatcatcccagaCCGAGCTCGCCAGCCCGTCCACAGAGACAGATGCCAGCAATGGCCAACAACAAGACCCCGAAGACACCGACGATGATTCCAACCCGGTCTCCGAGACGTACGAGCTGATCAACTCTGCCCCGTGGAAATATCTCTGCACCGTACCCGTCCtcgctccccctccaacactcAACCAAACCGCCACCGAGCTCGCCAAGGCCGAAGAAGCTCGGGAAATGTCCCGTGCCTCGGCCAAGGGATGGGAGCTCATGAGTGGTCTTGAAGGACATTGTCTCTACTTTATGAGTGGTTGGTGGAGCTATTCTTTCTGCTACGGCAAAGACGTTGTTCAGTTCCATGCTCTGCCACGAGGCACCGAAGGGGGCCCGCCTGTCCGGGATGACAGCAGCCAGGAGTATGTGCTGGGAAGGGCGCTACCCGCTTCTGAGCAACCAAAGGACGGGCAAGAAAAGGGCTTGGCCCCTCCCAACTCGGAGCTACAGGTCAAGGGCGACCAACGATACCTCGTCCAGAAGTTCGAGGGTGGTACCGTTTGCGATCTCACCAACAAACCACGCACCATTGAGGTACAGTATCACTGCCATCCCGGCGTGGCAGGGGACAGGATCAGCTGGATCAAAGAGGTTACGATTTGCACCTACCTCATGGTGGTGCAGACCCCACGACTCTGCGATGATGTGGCTTTTCTCCCACCAAAGGTCACCAAAAGACATCCCGTTACCTGCAAGCAAATCGTCAGcagcgaagaggaggagtcgGCATGGAGATATCAGAAGCAGGTCGAGGCCGGCGGTGTGCTCGAGGGCGCTGGCGAGAGAGCCAGGCTCAAGGTTGGCCGCCCTAATGGTGGAGCCGACAGCAATCCCTTTTCGGGCATGACCATCGGgggcgtggtggtggggggacAAAAGATCCTGGGAGGAAAAGTGAATGCCGATGGAACCCCGGCGTTTAAGCTCATGCCTCCCCGACACATATCCGCCCTCGCTACGCCCAAGGCGGCGACCGTGACCCATGTTTTGCTCGCCaaagagaaggaaggggCCCCTATTGAAAGGCTCAGTCCGGAAAAGCTAGAGGAGCTGGGCATCAAGGATGCGTTCTTGGACGAGATGGAGGCCCAGTTGGAGGCGGTATCCGGCGGTGAGGGGTGGAGAGTAGAAGTAGTGGACGCGCCTGGCCAGGAGCGACAGTATGTGGTCTATCAAATGCTCGACAACGGCGCCGACGCAATCgacctggagaagaagcacacTTTGCCTCCTGGTGGTGCCGAAGACCAAAAGACCAAGGGCGAGAGGCAGAAGACGGCgaccaagaagcaaaaaccaaaggccaagaagaccGCCGGGCAACAGGAAAAGACGGAAGGCAAAAAACCGCGTctcgatgacgacgaggaagggTCCAAAGAGGAGTTCAAGGATGAGCTGTAA